A stretch of Schistocerca cancellata isolate TAMUIC-IGC-003103 chromosome 3, iqSchCanc2.1, whole genome shotgun sequence DNA encodes these proteins:
- the LOC126176765 gene encoding cuticle protein 16.5-like: MFKIVLLLAAVACCVSAAPKAGIAPLAYSAPLVAAAPVAYAAPAPAVVTAHSSQYIAQNFNGLALAAAAPVVAAAPAVAAAYHAAPAVYFR, from the exons ATGTTCAAG ATTGTGCTGTTGTTGGCCGCTGTCGCATGCTGCGTGAGTGCCGCCCCCAAAGCCGGCATCGCGCCGCTGGCCTACTCCGCCCCCCTGGTGGCCGCCGCCCccgtggcctacgccgcccccgcgccgGCCGTCGTGACGGCGCACAGCTCGCAGTACATCGCGCAGAACTTCAACGGGCTCGCCTtggccgccgccgcccccgtcgtcgccgccgcccccgcagttGCTGCTGCATACCATGCCGCCCCCGCCGTCTATTTCAGATAA